Proteins encoded by one window of Pseudomonas sp. LS44:
- a CDS encoding helix-turn-helix domain-containing protein, which translates to MKTASPMLDEAQAAKHLDVSPGTLSVWRSTGRYQLPFLKVGRKVRYRLSDLDAWLDSRTRKTTSA; encoded by the coding sequence ATGAAAACAGCCAGCCCCATGCTTGACGAAGCTCAAGCCGCCAAGCACCTCGACGTTAGCCCCGGCACGCTGTCCGTATGGCGCAGCACTGGCCGCTATCAACTCCCCTTCCTGAAAGTGGGCCGCAAGGTTCGCTATCGCCTGTCCGATCTTGATGCATGGTTGGACTCGCGCACTCGCAAAACCACCAGTGCATAA
- a CDS encoding tyrosine-type recombinase/integrase produces MGWHDIDQEAGIWRIGMTKNGTPQNVTLSPEALAILKARKQAANGSPFVFPGTGKTGHLVEPKTSWATILNRATTCRLLEVLDEMGQLTDANRQQAVDLLAHAPTQALEHCRSIAEALKISPTAYDMTDIRIHDLRRTLGSWQAKTGASLVIIGKSLNHKTTQSTRIYARLDDDPVRQSVNTATAAMMAAGGLKKTAEVLELRPRGKR; encoded by the coding sequence ATGGGATGGCATGACATAGACCAAGAGGCGGGCATTTGGCGCATCGGCATGACCAAGAATGGCACCCCTCAGAATGTCACCCTTTCGCCCGAAGCATTAGCAATACTGAAAGCCCGCAAACAAGCAGCTAACGGCTCGCCCTTCGTATTCCCAGGAACCGGTAAGACCGGGCATCTAGTCGAACCCAAAACCTCATGGGCGACCATCCTGAACCGAGCGACAACCTGTCGCCTGCTGGAAGTTCTTGATGAGATGGGGCAGCTAACCGACGCGAATCGCCAACAGGCCGTCGATCTATTGGCCCACGCCCCCACCCAAGCACTTGAGCATTGCCGCTCCATTGCAGAAGCACTCAAGATCAGCCCGACAGCCTATGACATGACCGACATTCGCATTCACGACCTGCGCCGCACACTTGGAAGCTGGCAGGCTAAGACTGGCGCGTCACTGGTGATCATCGGCAAGAGCCTGAACCACAAAACCACGCAATCAACCCGCATCTATGCGCGCCTCGATGACGATCCGGTGCGGCAGTCGGTGAATACCGCTACTGCTGCAATGATGGCGGCGGGCGGCCTGAAAAAAACAGCCGAAGTTCTGGAGCTGCGCCCGAGAGGAAAACGCTGA
- a CDS encoding ornithine cyclodeaminase family protein, whose translation MDVAVSLNLDKVEVSTPFIRDADVAALAEWPKVVAALAAAYAQPIKPTMVPPRTMARGDGFWLRSLSAISPSGEYMGCKLIAASPKIKRASYLISLFKQETMELAALVDGNRITDLRTAATAVVAVNAVKPNGALRVGVIGSGSVAKSMLTALLSVREVAQARVFSPTPASREKFAASFHLSHDLAIEAVDSPQAAIDGVDVVMCAARSRDESPVLLGEWLQPGMIVLSIGSTLPEQREVDSTAMARADLIIADMPEEVLHETGDALVAIRDGVDVAGKTVGLDQVMSGQVPARRSPSDIVIYKSVGTALQDVVTAEMLLREALASNQYQLIPAGVVTIDR comes from the coding sequence ATGGACGTTGCAGTATCACTCAATCTCGACAAGGTCGAGGTTTCCACCCCCTTCATCAGGGATGCGGACGTCGCTGCCTTGGCCGAGTGGCCCAAGGTCGTGGCGGCGCTGGCGGCAGCCTATGCCCAGCCGATCAAACCAACCATGGTGCCGCCGCGCACCATGGCGCGTGGCGACGGTTTCTGGCTGCGCAGCCTGAGCGCGATCTCGCCGTCGGGCGAGTACATGGGCTGCAAGCTGATTGCCGCCTCGCCGAAGATCAAGCGCGCCAGCTACCTGATCTCGCTGTTCAAGCAAGAAACCATGGAGCTGGCCGCGCTGGTCGACGGCAATCGCATCACCGACCTGCGTACCGCGGCCACCGCCGTGGTGGCGGTCAACGCGGTTAAGCCGAACGGTGCGCTGCGGGTCGGCGTGATTGGTTCCGGTTCGGTGGCCAAGAGCATGCTGACCGCATTGCTGTCGGTGCGCGAAGTGGCCCAGGCGCGGGTATTCAGCCCGACGCCGGCGAGCCGCGAGAAGTTCGCCGCGAGCTTTCACCTCTCGCACGACCTGGCCATCGAGGCGGTCGACAGTCCGCAGGCGGCCATCGATGGCGTCGACGTGGTGATGTGCGCCGCGCGTAGCCGCGACGAGTCGCCGGTGCTGCTGGGCGAATGGCTGCAGCCGGGGATGATCGTGCTGTCCATTGGCTCGACGCTGCCCGAGCAGCGCGAAGTCGATTCGACCGCCATGGCCCGCGCCGATCTGATCATCGCCGACATGCCCGAGGAAGTGCTGCACGAGACCGGCGACGCGCTGGTTGCCATCCGTGACGGCGTGGACGTGGCGGGCAAGACCGTCGGCCTCGATCAGGTCATGTCCGGCCAGGTGCCGGCACGCCGCTCGCCCAGCGACATCGTCATCTACAAGTCGGTCGGCACTGCCCTGCAAGACGTGGTGACCGCCGAGATGCTGCTGCGCGAAGCGCTGGCCAGCAACCAATACCAATTGATCCCTGCGGGCGTCGTGACGATCGACCGCTGA
- a CDS encoding dihydrodipicolinate synthase family protein, which yields MANYKRQDARAWASEMLVGCSGVTIPSYSADLKRLNEQGIRHDIQKVSDLGFTYTLLCTEVAITPEENAQFTAWAKDTTGDKLGLFFHAGFGTLAENIEAVKLAEKAGADIVLLSYPSNFWPTSEKEIYDYTKTFCDATDLAVMLFPIPLWGFERVHPQGMSPELIRRLLDDCPNVVAIKAEQGFPHVAGLIETYHRFGKETIISCPIESDVIPLMKFMDLQFSGTSYTQWMGDHFTKTFDLARNGKWEEAMQLYWQVQPARGAVGAATGAYMPGSNYINRAHWKYMDWLAGFNGGPLRAPVGRIPDRLMKVLRQGLVASKLECTSDDDSQFLIGRFPC from the coding sequence ATGGCCAACTACAAACGCCAAGACGCCCGTGCCTGGGCCAGCGAGATGCTGGTCGGCTGCTCGGGTGTGACCATCCCCAGCTACAGCGCCGACCTCAAACGCCTGAACGAGCAGGGCATCCGCCACGACATCCAGAAGGTCTCCGACCTGGGCTTCACCTACACCCTGCTGTGCACCGAAGTGGCGATCACCCCGGAGGAGAACGCGCAGTTCACCGCCTGGGCCAAGGACACCACCGGCGACAAGCTGGGTCTGTTCTTCCATGCCGGCTTCGGCACCCTGGCCGAGAACATCGAGGCGGTGAAACTGGCCGAGAAGGCTGGCGCCGATATCGTCCTGCTGTCCTACCCGTCGAACTTCTGGCCGACCAGCGAGAAGGAAATCTACGACTACACCAAGACCTTCTGCGACGCCACCGACCTGGCCGTGATGCTGTTCCCGATCCCGCTGTGGGGCTTCGAGCGCGTGCACCCGCAGGGCATGTCGCCGGAGCTGATCCGCCGCCTGCTCGACGACTGCCCGAACGTCGTGGCGATCAAGGCCGAGCAGGGCTTCCCGCATGTTGCCGGGCTGATCGAGACCTACCACCGCTTCGGCAAGGAAACCATCATCAGCTGCCCGATCGAGAGCGATGTGATCCCGCTGATGAAGTTCATGGATCTGCAGTTCTCCGGTACCAGTTACACCCAGTGGATGGGCGACCACTTCACCAAGACCTTCGACCTGGCCCGCAACGGCAAGTGGGAAGAGGCGATGCAGCTGTACTGGCAGGTACAGCCGGCGCGCGGTGCCGTGGGCGCGGCCACCGGTGCCTACATGCCAGGTTCCAACTACATCAACCGTGCCCACTGGAAGTACATGGACTGGCTGGCCGGTTTCAACGGCGGCCCGCTGCGTGCGCCGGTCGGCCGTATTCCAGACCGTCTGATGAAGGTCCTGCGTCAGGGGCTGGTGGCGTCGAAGCTCGAGTGCACCTCGGACGACGACAGCCAGTTCCTGATCGGCCGCTTCCCCTGCTGA
- a CDS encoding NAD-dependent succinate-semialdehyde dehydrogenase → MSQELLKDKMLWRQAAFINGQWVEQTAHGKYALRNPATGEMLVELPVCREAETEFAIESAHEAFKRWSKVTAKQRAEVVNRWYQLVVEHKEDLATLITLEEGKPLAEARGEIDYAASFLQWFSEEAKRVRGDVIPAPKDSQRIVALKQPIGVCAAITPWNFPAAMITRKAGPALAAGCSMVVKPASQTPLTALALAELAQRAGVPAGVFSVVTGNATRPVGNVLTGHPLVRKITFTGSTEVGRVLLAQSAETIKKCSMELGGNAPLIVFEDADLDLAVEGILNAKFRNTGQSCIAANRVLIQDGIYEQLAARLAARAAELKVGNGLEAGVQIGPMIDEAAVGKVEEHLQNAVAGGARVLAGGRRHALGGAFFEPTVVADVDLGMTIAREETFGPVMPLLRFRDEAEAIAMANDTDFGLAAYLFSKDAARIWRTAEALETGMVGINTGLISSEVAPFGGIKQSGLGREGSHYGIDEFLEIKYLCWDGVTPV, encoded by the coding sequence ATGAGCCAGGAACTACTGAAAGACAAGATGCTGTGGCGTCAGGCTGCCTTTATCAATGGCCAGTGGGTCGAGCAGACCGCGCATGGCAAGTACGCCCTGCGCAACCCGGCGACCGGCGAGATGTTGGTCGAGCTGCCGGTGTGCCGGGAAGCCGAGACCGAGTTCGCCATCGAGTCGGCGCACGAGGCGTTTAAGCGCTGGAGCAAGGTCACTGCTAAGCAGCGCGCCGAGGTCGTCAACCGCTGGTACCAGCTGGTGGTCGAGCACAAGGAAGACCTGGCGACCCTGATTACCCTGGAGGAGGGCAAGCCGCTCGCCGAGGCGCGTGGCGAGATCGACTACGCCGCCTCCTTCCTGCAGTGGTTCTCCGAGGAAGCCAAGCGGGTGCGCGGCGACGTGATCCCGGCGCCGAAGGACAGCCAGCGCATCGTCGCGCTGAAGCAGCCAATCGGCGTGTGCGCGGCCATCACCCCGTGGAACTTTCCTGCGGCGATGATCACCCGCAAGGCCGGTCCGGCGCTCGCTGCGGGCTGCTCGATGGTGGTCAAACCGGCCAGCCAGACCCCGTTGACAGCCTTGGCCCTGGCCGAACTGGCGCAGCGCGCCGGCGTGCCGGCCGGGGTGTTCAGCGTGGTGACCGGCAACGCCACGCGTCCGGTGGGCAACGTGCTGACCGGCCATCCGCTGGTGCGCAAGATCACCTTCACCGGCTCCACCGAAGTGGGCCGTGTGCTGCTCGCGCAGTCCGCCGAGACGATCAAGAAATGTTCGATGGAGCTGGGCGGTAACGCGCCGCTGATCGTTTTCGAGGACGCCGATCTGGATCTCGCCGTGGAGGGCATCCTCAACGCCAAGTTCCGCAACACCGGACAGTCCTGCATCGCCGCCAACCGCGTGCTGATCCAAGACGGCATCTATGAGCAACTGGCCGCGCGCCTTGCTGCACGCGCCGCCGAACTCAAGGTTGGCAACGGCCTGGAGGCGGGCGTGCAGATCGGTCCGATGATCGACGAGGCCGCCGTGGGCAAGGTCGAGGAACACCTGCAGAACGCCGTGGCCGGTGGCGCCCGGGTGCTCGCCGGTGGCCGTCGTCACGCGCTGGGTGGGGCCTTCTTCGAGCCGACCGTGGTGGCCGATGTCGACCTCGGCATGACCATCGCCCGCGAGGAGACTTTCGGCCCGGTGATGCCGCTGCTGCGCTTTCGTGACGAGGCCGAGGCTATCGCCATGGCCAATGACACCGACTTCGGCCTGGCTGCCTACCTGTTCAGCAAGGACGCGGCGCGCATCTGGCGCACCGCCGAGGCGCTGGAGACCGGCATGGTCGGCATCAACACCGGGCTGATCTCCAGCGAGGTGGCGCCATTCGGCGGCATCAAGCAGAGCGGCCTGGGTCGCGAGGGCTCGCACTACGGCATCGATGAGTTCCTCGAGATCAAGTACCTGTGCTGGGACGGAGTGACACCCGTGTAG
- a CDS encoding DUF1302 domain-containing protein, which yields MTLRKSKCVRLPAALGVALVVGALSPAQSWATFSWESDDGLKVDWTNSLRYSAMFRVKDRESELLRNPNLDDGDQNFSSGLVSNRGELLSELDIVHANGFGARASAMGWYDTVYNRDNDNPGVAGGAFPSQLSSDYNEFTDSTRDQHGRDVELRDAFVFGRLQLGETELTGRLGQHSLVWGESLFFAGNAVAGAQSPFDVTRLIDDPTAEAKEFVLPVPQVSAQWQLTDGLSLGAYYQFRYVHNRIPASGSYFSVSDIVGDGAERLVLDPVTGLSALRGSDQDAKDEGQFGVQLRWQVGEFDLGFYALRFHDKDLQQVTELGQPFGPFGPVLPTGYYLAYQEDTQLYGFSASRSFGDLNLAMETSIRKDQSLATTHAVDASALGAPAPDNSDHPAYAVGDTAHVNLSTIWTVPRTALWNEANLVAEVAWTRLLKCKQNCDDTPAGAAALDPNITRDSWSMRAVFEPMYRQALVGWDISVPMGVGFTPDGSRNPLGPAAVPAENGGDFTIGVSGLYMNQWDLNLAYTHFFGPAGTFLDETNSYSYQQARHDRDFVAFTVRRSF from the coding sequence ATGACACTTCGCAAGAGCAAGTGCGTTCGTTTACCCGCCGCCCTCGGTGTCGCCCTGGTGGTTGGCGCCCTGTCACCCGCGCAGAGCTGGGCGACGTTCAGCTGGGAGTCGGACGACGGCCTGAAGGTCGACTGGACCAACTCGCTACGCTACTCGGCCATGTTTCGGGTCAAGGATCGCGAGAGCGAGTTGCTGAGAAATCCCAACCTCGACGACGGCGACCAGAACTTCAGCAGCGGCCTGGTTTCCAACCGCGGCGAGCTGCTCAGCGAGCTCGACATCGTCCACGCCAACGGCTTCGGCGCGCGGGCCAGTGCCATGGGTTGGTACGACACCGTCTACAACCGCGATAACGACAACCCGGGCGTCGCTGGTGGGGCCTTCCCCAGCCAGCTGTCCAGCGATTACAACGAGTTCACCGACTCGACCCGTGACCAGCACGGCCGTGACGTCGAGCTGCGCGATGCCTTCGTCTTCGGTCGCCTGCAACTGGGCGAGACCGAGCTGACCGGGCGTCTTGGCCAGCACTCGCTGGTCTGGGGTGAGAGCCTGTTCTTCGCCGGCAACGCGGTGGCCGGTGCGCAGAGCCCGTTCGATGTCACCCGGCTGATCGACGACCCGACTGCCGAGGCCAAGGAGTTCGTCCTGCCGGTACCGCAGGTCTCGGCGCAATGGCAGCTCACCGATGGTCTGTCGCTCGGCGCCTACTACCAGTTCCGCTATGTGCATAACCGCATTCCGGCATCCGGCAGTTATTTCTCGGTATCCGACATCGTTGGCGACGGTGCCGAGCGCCTGGTGCTCGATCCGGTCACGGGTCTCTCTGCCCTGCGTGGTTCCGATCAGGATGCCAAGGACGAAGGCCAGTTCGGCGTGCAGCTGCGCTGGCAGGTGGGTGAGTTCGACCTGGGCTTCTATGCCCTGCGCTTCCACGACAAGGACTTGCAGCAGGTTACCGAGCTGGGGCAGCCGTTCGGCCCGTTCGGTCCGGTACTGCCGACTGGCTACTACCTGGCCTATCAGGAGGACACCCAGCTCTATGGTTTCAGCGCCAGTCGTAGCTTCGGCGACCTGAACCTGGCCATGGAGACCTCGATTCGCAAGGACCAGTCCCTGGCCACCACCCATGCCGTCGATGCCTCGGCGCTCGGCGCACCGGCCCCGGACAACAGCGACCACCCGGCCTACGCCGTTGGCGACACCGCCCACGTCAACCTCTCGACCATCTGGACCGTGCCGCGCACCGCGCTGTGGAACGAGGCCAATCTGGTGGCTGAGGTGGCCTGGACGCGCCTGCTCAAGTGCAAGCAGAACTGCGACGACACGCCGGCCGGCGCTGCCGCCCTGGACCCCAACATCACCCGTGACTCCTGGTCGATGCGTGCGGTGTTCGAGCCGATGTACCGCCAGGCCCTGGTCGGCTGGGACATCAGCGTGCCGATGGGCGTCGGCTTTACCCCCGACGGCTCGCGCAACCCGCTTGGCCCGGCGGCGGTACCGGCGGAAAACGGCGGCGACTTCACCATCGGCGTCAGCGGCCTGTACATGAATCAGTGGGACCTGAACCTGGCCTACACCCACTTCTTCGGTCCGGCCGGCACCTTCCTGGATGAAACCAATTCGTACAGCTACCAGCAGGCTCGCCACGACCGCGACTTCGTCGCCTTCACGGTGCGCCGCAGTTTCTGA
- a CDS encoding DUF1329 domain-containing protein, whose protein sequence is MRKLFAIGQGLALLACAVALPAHAAVPADQAQRLKGGDLTPVGAEKAANADGSIPAWTGGLTTATPGDTPGGRRGDPFKDEKPQFSITAQNMAQYAGNLSDGVQAMLKKYPDYRLDVYPTHRTAAAPQWVYDNTFANATRGTLDKGVPKGVYGGIPFAIPQSAEEVMWNHVLRWRGARFQHFNTWYQILADGRAVLVTDAEINEQLPYYDQNGSLEQFDSEGKPFWQVAIRNIGPPLRAGEALLAHEYLDPDQLQTWVYLKGQRRVRKLPNGCCDTPTPAAAGVMTFDEMYTWTGRMDRFDWKMIGKKEMFIPYNANRLLQAGKDEDAIKGHFLNPDYVRWEKHRVWVVEANVRSGQRHQAAKSRYYCDEDTWVCVLADRWDANGQLWRTLWSQVIAVPELPGSAISTFGYNDLQAGTAFVAQLNGSKPKQYVLKDMGNDKVFSPDGLAGSSVR, encoded by the coding sequence ATGAGAAAGCTATTTGCCATCGGGCAAGGCCTGGCGCTGCTCGCCTGTGCCGTTGCGCTGCCTGCCCACGCAGCAGTGCCGGCGGATCAGGCGCAACGGCTGAAAGGCGGTGACCTCACGCCCGTAGGCGCCGAGAAGGCCGCCAATGCCGACGGTTCGATTCCCGCCTGGACCGGCGGCCTGACCACTGCGACGCCGGGCGACACGCCGGGCGGGCGCCGCGGCGATCCGTTCAAGGATGAAAAACCGCAGTTTTCCATCACCGCGCAGAACATGGCGCAGTACGCCGGCAACCTCAGCGACGGGGTGCAGGCGATGTTGAAGAAGTACCCGGACTACCGCCTCGACGTCTACCCCACGCACCGTACCGCGGCTGCGCCGCAGTGGGTGTACGACAACACCTTCGCCAACGCCACCCGCGGCACGCTCGACAAGGGCGTGCCCAAGGGCGTCTATGGTGGCATTCCTTTTGCGATCCCGCAGAGCGCGGAGGAGGTGATGTGGAACCATGTGCTGCGCTGGCGTGGTGCGCGCTTCCAGCACTTCAACACCTGGTACCAGATTCTCGCCGACGGCCGCGCTGTGCTGGTCACCGATGCGGAGATCAACGAGCAGCTGCCGTACTACGACCAGAACGGCAGCCTCGAACAGTTCGACAGCGAGGGCAAGCCGTTCTGGCAGGTGGCGATCCGCAACATCGGCCCGCCATTGCGCGCCGGCGAGGCGCTGCTGGCCCATGAGTATCTCGATCCGGACCAGCTGCAGACCTGGGTCTACCTGAAGGGCCAGCGCCGCGTGCGCAAGCTGCCCAACGGCTGCTGCGACACGCCGACCCCGGCCGCCGCCGGAGTGATGACCTTCGACGAGATGTACACCTGGACCGGGCGCATGGACCGCTTCGACTGGAAAATGATCGGCAAGAAGGAAATGTTCATCCCCTACAACGCCAACCGTCTGTTGCAGGCGGGCAAGGACGAGGACGCGATCAAGGGCCATTTCCTCAATCCCGACTATGTGCGTTGGGAGAAGCACCGCGTCTGGGTGGTCGAGGCCAACGTGCGCAGCGGCCAGCGTCACCAGGCCGCCAAGAGCCGCTACTACTGCGACGAGGACACCTGGGTCTGCGTACTGGCCGACCGCTGGGATGCCAACGGCCAGCTGTGGCGGACCCTGTGGTCGCAGGTGATCGCGGTGCCGGAGCTGCCGGGCAGCGCCATCTCCACCTTCGGCTACAACGACCTGCAGGCGGGCACCGCCTTCGTCGCCCAGCTCAACGGCTCCAAGCCCAAGCAGTACGTGCTCAAGGACATGGGCAACGACAAGGTGTTTTCACCTGACGGCCTGGCCGGCAGCAGCGTGCGCTGA
- a CDS encoding YCF48-related protein has translation MSCKFDKARRGVLGAVLCGLSACAVASVPAAEVGEPASRAALASSQAEKSVLLGAARTGSDRLVSVGERGLVLLSDDSGAHWRQAVVPVSVTLTAVRFAGQQGVAVGHAGVVLTSGDGGETWVQRLDGRRAAEVAMRDAQASKDEQLIYSAQLLVDEGPDKPFLDATIGADGQLLVVGAYGMVFASPDMGQSWNSWSGRLDNPTGLHLYAVRQRGQALLVAGERGLVLSSVDGGASFKRLEVPYQGSLFTAELPGDGDMVVAGLKGSLLRSRDGGASWQRLDAADASSFTASTLGRDGSLYLVTQAGHVLGLQRDGLVQLSSQAMPSLNGILPVNPQSVVLLSNLGLTTLQLNAGTEAQP, from the coding sequence ATGAGCTGCAAATTCGACAAGGCGCGCCGCGGCGTGCTCGGGGCGGTGCTGTGTGGACTGTCTGCCTGCGCCGTCGCATCGGTGCCGGCCGCTGAAGTCGGCGAGCCTGCCAGCCGCGCGGCGCTGGCCTCCAGTCAGGCGGAAAAATCAGTGCTGCTGGGTGCTGCCCGCACGGGTAGTGATCGCCTGGTTTCCGTTGGCGAACGTGGTCTGGTGTTGCTGTCCGACGACAGTGGTGCGCACTGGCGCCAGGCTGTCGTGCCGGTCAGTGTGACGCTCACCGCCGTGCGTTTCGCCGGCCAGCAGGGCGTCGCGGTCGGCCACGCCGGTGTGGTCCTGACCAGCGGCGATGGTGGCGAGACCTGGGTACAGCGTCTGGATGGCCGCCGCGCGGCCGAAGTGGCGATGCGCGACGCCCAGGCGAGCAAGGACGAACAGTTGATCTACAGCGCCCAACTGCTGGTCGACGAAGGCCCGGACAAACCGTTCCTCGATGCCACCATCGGTGCCGACGGCCAACTGCTGGTGGTCGGTGCCTACGGCATGGTCTTCGCCTCGCCGGACATGGGGCAGAGCTGGAATTCCTGGAGCGGGCGCCTGGACAATCCCACCGGCTTGCACCTCTACGCAGTGCGCCAACGCGGCCAAGCGCTGCTGGTCGCCGGCGAGCGCGGCCTGGTGCTGAGCTCGGTGGACGGCGGTGCCAGCTTCAAGCGCCTGGAAGTGCCCTATCAGGGCAGTCTGTTTACGGCCGAGCTGCCGGGCGATGGCGACATGGTTGTCGCCGGCCTCAAGGGCAGCCTGCTGCGCAGCCGCGATGGCGGGGCCAGTTGGCAGCGCCTGGACGCCGCCGATGCCTCTTCCTTCACCGCTTCGACCCTGGGGCGTGACGGTTCGCTCTATCTGGTGACCCAGGCCGGCCATGTGCTCGGTCTGCAACGGGACGGGCTGGTGCAGTTGAGCAGCCAGGCCATGCCCTCGCTCAACGGCATCCTGCCGGTCAATCCGCAAAGCGTCGTGCTGCTCAGCAACCTCGGCCTGACCACGCTGCAGCTGAACGCCGGCACGGAGGCGCAGCCATGA